A single genomic interval of Daucus carota subsp. sativus chromosome 1, DH1 v3.0, whole genome shotgun sequence harbors:
- the LOC108218204 gene encoding uncharacterized protein LOC108218204, whose product MNDLQERAGNYIKAEESLIKSQNNQGPNTNFKKRGSDAEYNAENKYSKKDDGEKSPAKKKLGPRFTEYARLNAPRSQILMKIEKDESVRWLKPIRTDPEKRNKDLYCRFHKDTGHKADDCRQLKDEIEFLIRRDKLSKFTKDGDKNHRDNDNRGRENDDKRTQPRGPVINVISGEPTAAGTSNNSRKAYAREVMSIVGEPPKRAKIDYAIMAFDNVELEKVKFPHDDPLVITPEIRNSSVKRVLVDSGASVDILFYDAYEKMGYAESQLTPSDSDMPIYGFNNAETRIKDMIQLPVMGTEPRQATCMLNFLVVKALSTYNAILGRTGIHAFKAIPSTYHLKIKFPTRNGVGEEIGDQKMARSCYVGALKSRGTGG is encoded by the coding sequence ATGAATGACTTACAAGAGAGAGCTGGGAATTATATTAAAGCGGAGGAAAGCTTGATAAAATCCCAGAATAATCAGGGACCAAATACCAACTTTAAGAAGCGCGGAAGTGACGCCGAGTACAACGCTGAGAATAAGTATTCCAAGAAAGATGACGGTGAAAAGTCGCCAGCCAAAAAGAAGTTAGGACCGAGGTTCACCGAATATGCTAGGCTTAATgccccgaggagtcaaatcctgATGAAAATTGAGAAGGATGAGAGTGTTAGATGGCTGAAGCCTATAAGAACCGACCCGGAGAAACGAAACAAGGATTTATATTGTCGGTTCCATAAAGACACCGGACATAAGGCCGATGAttgccggcagttgaaggatgaaattgagttcttgatccgaagagACAAGTTGTCCAAATTTACCAAGGATGGGGACAAGAATCATCGGGACAATGACAATCGTGGAAGAGAAAACGATGACAAAAGAACccagcctcgagggcctgtgaTTAATGTGATTTCCGGAGAACCTACAGCTGCAGGCACTTCCAATAATTCAAGGAAGGCTTATGCAAGAGAAGTAATGagtatagttggagaacccccgaagcgggcaaaaattgaTTATGCTATTATGGCATTCGATAACGTTGAGCTTGAGAAGGTAAAGTTCCCTCATGATGATCCCTTAGTAATTACTCCAGAGATTAGAAACTCGTCTGTAAAGAGGGTGCTCGTTGACAGtggagcctcggtggatatATTATTCTATGATGCATATGAAAAGATGGGGTATGCTGAATCTCAACTAACGCCATCTGATTCtgatatgcctatatatggtTTCAACAACGCTGAAACAAGGATCAAAGACATGATCCAACTCCCGGTAATGGGTACCGAGCCTAGACAGGCCACATGTATGTTGAACTTCTTGGTTGTCAAAGCCTTATcaacctataatgccatccttgggaGGACTGGAATACACGCTTTTAAAGCGATCCCGTCCACTTATCacttgaagatcaaattccctaCTAGAAATGGAGTGGGAGAGGAAATAGGAGATCAAaaaatggcccgaagctgttatGTTGGAGCACTAAAATCCAGAGGAACTGGGGGGTAA
- the LOC108218183 gene encoding uncharacterized protein LOC108218183, whose protein sequence is MCTGDVEHLLHLFFDCDFAKACWQNVGLNFDMWSVENAAEWLLEKLSTESSEVLTKIATVLWGVWFARNKKIFEERTMTPAIIMEWSRKQVQEWKEANKKNHTTSGHNSSGSQQESRWTPPSLGSFKVNVDVVVKEGQDSFAVGMALRNSHGQFLAGRVMRFAGSTHVVEAEMVGIVEALMDKPTSSDNSNH, encoded by the coding sequence ATGTGCACTGGAGATGTCGAACACCTCTTGCATTTGTTCTTTGATTGCGACTTCGCCAAAGCATGTTGGCAGAATGTGGGATTGAACTTTGATATGTGGTCAGTAGAAAATGCAGCTGAGTGGTTACTTGAGAAGTTGAGCACTGAATCCAGTGAGGTTTTGACAAAGATTGCAACAGTCTTATGGGGAGTCTGGTTTGCGAGAAACAAAAAGATATTTGAAGAAAGAACCATGACACCAGCTATTATCATGGAGTGGAGCAGAAAACAGGTCCAAGAGTGGAAAGAAGCAAACAAGAAAAACCATACAACTTCAGGACACAACTCATCTGGTTCACAGCAGGAAAGCAGATGGACACCTCCCAGTCTGGGTTCATTCAAGGTAAATGTCGATGTTGTAGTAAAGGAAGGCCAAGACTCTTTTGCAGTTGGTATGGCTCTCAGAAATAGTCATGGCCAATTCTTAGCAGGGAGAGTAATGCGATTTGCAGGCAGCACACATGTAGTGGAGGCAGAAATGGTAGGTATTGTGGAGGCTCTCATGGATAAACCAACTTCCAGTGACAACAGTAACCATTGA